In one window of Ostrinia nubilalis chromosome 21, ilOstNubi1.1, whole genome shotgun sequence DNA:
- the LOC135082106 gene encoding clavesin-1-like, with protein MSVIKAFPLEKEFEKNPDVSREDLAKLRAWLKTQPHLPGEYLTDLDLLLVFHCCERSAEVAKQVLDLHYTLRTLFTAFFKDRVIDRKVDLCLNTILYAPIPTPTKEGHRCVYLRLLDPDARLFFFPDVVKTFMMVFDLWQHEEGTWPGFVIMIDMDQATLGHIARLEIMTIRQVLYFLQECMLMRLKGVHFLNAPHFMDKLMMLLKPFLKKELLEMIRIHQVGADTPYEHLPKEAFPKEEGGQYKDHATIRDELIQRLKSNPDFFKDESKKRVNENLRPGKKTTVEDLFGIQGSFKKLDID; from the exons ATGTCGGTGATAAAGGCGTTTCCCCTGGAGAAGGAGTTCGAGAAGAACCCTGATGTCAGCAGGGAGGACCTGGCCAAGCTGAGGGCCTGGCTGAAGACGCAGCCTCACCTGCCAGGGGAATACTTGACAG ACCTGGACCTGTTGCTGGTGTTCCACTGCTGCGAGCGCAGCGCGGAGGTGGCCAAGCAGGTGCTAGACCTGCACTACACGCTGCGCACGCTCTTCACAGCATTCTTCAAGGACCGCGTCATCGATCGGAAGGTCGACCTGTGTTTGAACACTAT TCTCTACGCGCCAATCCCCACGCCGACCAAAGAGGGTCACCGCTGCGTCTACCTTCGTCTCTTGGATCCCGACGCTCGCCTCTTCTTCTTCCCCGACGTCGTCAAAACCTTCATGATGGTTTTCGACCTCTGGCAGCACGAGGAGGGGACCTGGCCAGG GTTCGTAATCATGATCGACATGGACCAAGCTACCCTGGGCCACATAGCGAGGCTAGAAATCATGACCATACGACAGGTGCTCTATTTCTTACAG GAATGCATGTTAATGCGCCTCAAAGGCGTGCACTTCCTCAACGCGCCGCACTTCATGGACAAGCTGATGATGCTGCTGAAGCCGTTCCTCAAGAAGGAGCTGCTGGAGATGATACGCATCCACCAGGTCGGCGCCGACACGCCCTACGAGCATCTACCGAAGGAGGCCTTCCCTAAGGAGGAGGGCGGGCAGTACAAGGACCATGCTACTATCAGAG ATGAGCTGATTCAGCGCTTAAAATCCAACCCCGACTTCTTCAAGGACGAGAGCAAGAAACGCGTCAACGAGAACCTTCGGCCAGGGAAGAAGACCACCGTCGAAGACTTATTCGGGATCCAAGGCAGCTTCAAGAAGCTCGATATAGACTGA
- the LOC135082562 gene encoding uncharacterized protein LOC135082562: MMLYPTLLVLASAALAGCDVSHLVDTTTEPPPPKPYVFSYTAGRYPGHADRQHSEVSDGSGTVRGTFSYVDPRQKLRTVDYVADKDGFHPLLSDPLPDHPTDSEAVARAKDNHYQLYAQIAQQHYEHPHPDGASVPRQSVAVAEATAKHAQLFRVIAEQHARIAAEREALQREDEEKQLYQELQQHD; encoded by the exons ATGCTATACCCCACGCTTCTGGTCCTGGCATCGGCAGCGCTGGCCGGCTGCGACGTGTCGCACCTCGTGGACACCACCAcggagccgccgccgccgaagcCCTACGTGTTCTCGTACACAGCTGGCCGCTACCCTGGACACGCTGACAGACAGCACAGCGAGGTCAGCGATGGCAGCGGGACTGTCAGAG GCACATTCTCGTACGTGGACCCTCGTCAGAAGCTCCGTACGGTGGACTACGTGGCCGACAAGGACGGCTTCCACCCGCTCCTGAGCGACCCGCTGCCCGACCACCCGACCGACTCCGAGGCCGTCGCGCGCGCCAAGGACAATCACTACCAGCTGTATGCGCAGATCGCACAACAGCACTACGAGCATCCTCACCCAGACG GAGCGTCAGTGCCCCGCCAGTCCGTAGCAGTAGCGGAAGCGACAGCGAAGCACGCGCAGCTGTTCCGCGTGATCGCCGAGCAGCACGCTCGCATAGCGGCCGAGCGCGAAGCACTGCAGCGCGAGGACGAGGAGAAGCAGCTGTATCAAGAGCTGCAGCAGCACGATTGA